A window of the Thermoleophilia bacterium SCSIO 60948 genome harbors these coding sequences:
- a CDS encoding metallophosphoesterase family protein, whose product MPAAPAITSVQLDRASARAISRGATVALISDTHMPKGERRLPERCVETIAAAALVIHAGDVSTEAVLDEVAAIGPPLLAVHGNVDSTELRTRVPAAIELEIGPRRLAVVHDSGARKGRAARMRRWFPAADAVVFGHSHIPLHEADPATGLELFNPGSPTERRRSPTHTMGTLRLVGGELRFELVELS is encoded by the coding sequence GTGCCCGCAGCCCCGGCCATCACGAGCGTCCAGCTCGACCGCGCGAGCGCCCGGGCGATCAGCCGCGGCGCGACGGTCGCCCTGATCTCCGACACCCACATGCCCAAGGGCGAGCGGCGACTGCCGGAGAGGTGCGTCGAGACGATCGCCGCGGCGGCGCTCGTGATCCACGCCGGTGACGTGTCGACGGAGGCCGTGCTCGACGAGGTCGCCGCGATCGGCCCGCCGCTGCTCGCGGTCCACGGCAACGTCGACTCGACGGAGCTCCGCACGCGTGTCCCGGCGGCGATCGAGCTCGAGATCGGACCGCGGCGACTGGCGGTCGTCCACGACTCCGGCGCCCGCAAGGGTCGGGCTGCCCGCATGCGCCGCTGGTTCCCCGCCGCCGACGCGGTCGTCTTCGGCCACTCCCACATCCCACTGCACGAGGCGGACCCGGCGACCGGCCTGGAGCTCTTCAATCCCGGCAGCCCGACCGAGCGACGCCGCTCGCCGACCCACACGATGGGGACCCTGCGGCTCGTCGGCGGTGAGCTGCGCTTCGAGCTCGTCGAGCTGAGCTAG
- a CDS encoding HD domain-containing protein has translation MGSAAVLLAFAIDGFGLVSLDDDGTLAQIEARRRLWPWALIIFVSALAVALLGWRDRRSSDRTLRSERSRRHVSERLGRRLRDEVGDLRRKAINWSSDDDISNLILSLAMELLGADKGVIFERRGGSGDRILTSAVGFRADPRDSAIVNRFATEALRADEIVVETEPEVAGDGEGGRSDREVRNVVALPIFLRDELNGVVVCANVDDPEAIDEEVLLALGDQARAVLQNSELESQMRDAHVQTVRMLVEAIRAKDPHLGGHSEEVSAYVSRVADELGFDSARRERLLFASLLHDIGKIGISERILLKPGRLSPEEFGMIEQHPRIGSRLVERVPSLVELSDLILHHHERFDGEGYPAGLKGEEIPLESRVIGVADAFSAMTSDRPYRGRLSLTEACEELERCAGSQFDPRVVEAFVAEVRERPPAGPVDSSPVVPDPGPLGADAALLGDPLELTDSLTLLYTHRYFHEHVAQLTGRARAERGFAVLLVRVGGLAEINATEGYAAGDRALQSAARVVEDVAVRYGGTAARYGGARFALAIEAETSEPATVAAVDLVDLAPAILGLEVQSAVWQPGMGPDAVIASARAAAPEPPPVAERPV, from the coding sequence TTGGGCTCGGCCGCCGTTCTGCTGGCGTTCGCGATCGACGGCTTCGGCCTCGTCTCGCTCGACGACGACGGCACGCTCGCCCAGATCGAAGCCCGGCGCCGGCTCTGGCCCTGGGCCCTGATCATCTTCGTGAGCGCGCTCGCGGTCGCGCTCCTCGGCTGGCGCGATCGCCGCTCCTCGGATCGCACGCTGCGAAGCGAGCGCTCGCGCCGCCACGTAAGCGAGCGCCTCGGCCGCCGGCTTCGAGACGAGGTCGGCGATCTGCGCCGCAAGGCCATCAACTGGAGCTCCGACGATGACATCAGCAACCTGATCCTGAGCCTCGCCATGGAGCTGCTGGGCGCGGACAAGGGCGTGATCTTCGAGCGCCGCGGGGGCTCGGGCGATCGCATCCTCACGTCCGCCGTCGGCTTCCGCGCCGACCCGCGTGACAGCGCGATCGTCAACCGCTTCGCGACGGAGGCCCTGCGCGCGGACGAGATCGTCGTCGAGACCGAGCCCGAGGTGGCCGGGGACGGGGAGGGCGGGCGCTCGGACCGCGAGGTCCGAAACGTCGTCGCGCTGCCGATCTTCCTGCGTGACGAGCTCAACGGCGTGGTCGTCTGCGCCAACGTCGACGACCCCGAGGCGATCGACGAGGAGGTCCTGCTCGCGCTCGGCGACCAGGCCCGCGCCGTGCTCCAGAACAGCGAGCTCGAGTCTCAGATGCGAGACGCCCACGTCCAGACGGTGCGAATGCTGGTCGAGGCCATCCGCGCCAAGGATCCGCACCTCGGCGGCCACTCCGAGGAGGTCTCCGCCTATGTCAGCCGGGTCGCCGACGAGCTCGGATTCGACAGCGCCCGGCGGGAGCGGCTGCTGTTCGCCTCGCTTCTCCACGACATCGGCAAGATCGGCATCTCCGAGCGGATCCTGCTCAAGCCGGGTCGCCTCAGCCCGGAGGAGTTCGGGATGATCGAGCAGCACCCGAGGATCGGCTCGCGCCTCGTCGAGCGCGTTCCGTCGCTCGTCGAGCTCAGCGATCTGATCCTCCACCACCACGAGCGCTTCGACGGCGAGGGCTACCCCGCCGGGCTGAAGGGTGAGGAGATCCCGCTCGAGTCACGCGTGATCGGCGTCGCCGACGCGTTCAGCGCGATGACCTCCGACCGTCCCTACCGCGGCCGCCTGTCGCTCACCGAGGCCTGCGAGGAGCTCGAGCGCTGCGCCGGATCTCAGTTCGATCCGCGCGTCGTCGAGGCGTTCGTCGCCGAGGTCCGCGAGCGCCCGCCGGCGGGCCCGGTGGACTCGAGCCCGGTGGTCCCGGACCCCGGCCCGCTCGGAGCGGACGCGGCGCTGCTCGGCGACCCGCTCGAGCTGACCGACAGCCTGACCCTGCTCTACACGCATCGCTACTTCCACGAGCACGTCGCCCAGCTCACCGGCCGGGCGCGCGCCGAACGCGGATTCGCGGTCCTGTTGGTGCGGGTCGGCGGGCTCGCCGAGATCAACGCGACCGAGGGCTACGCGGCCGGCGACCGGGCGCTGCAGAGCGCGGCGCGCGTGGTCGAGGACGTTGCGGTGCGCTACGGGGGGACTGCCGCCCGCTACGGCGGCGCACGCTTCGCGCTCGCGATCGAAGCCGAGACCTCCGAGCCTGCGACGGTGGCCGCGGTCGACCTCGTCGATCTCGCGCCGGCGATCCTCGGGCTCGAGGTCCAGAGCGCGGTCTGGCAGCCGGGCATGGGCCCGGACGCGGTCATCGCCTCGGCCCGCGCGGCCGCGCCCGAGCCGCCTCCGGTCGCCGAGCGACCCGTCTAG
- a CDS encoding DUF3072 domain-containing protein codes for MEASTAKSPQATPNPEKDTEDWVTGDEPMTGPQASYLETLCQEAGEEFDPSLTKAQASERIEALQSSTGRGED; via the coding sequence ATGGAAGCATCAACTGCCAAGAGCCCTCAGGCGACTCCCAACCCCGAGAAGGACACCGAGGATTGGGTGACCGGCGATGAGCCGATGACCGGCCCTCAGGCCTCCTACCTCGAGACGCTGTGCCAGGAGGCGGGCGAGGAATTCGACCCGAGCCTGACCAAGGCGCAGGCCTCGGAGCGGATCGAGGCCCTCCAGTCGAGCACGGGGCGCGGCGAGGACTGA